From Gemmatimonadales bacterium, one genomic window encodes:
- a CDS encoding VanZ family protein, which produces MIGGRRAIGVAVAAAGLALVLGLTLTPAAGPDAGTFRWCLLCGDLGLSDFIANVLLFVPLAAGLVWSGVAGRRIVAAAFLLAALIEIAQLAIPGRDSTLGDVVAATLGAALVVLARRRWAARRSARAGLLAAAAAWAVIAATGFALRPSLPPTVWYGQWTAALGQFEWYRGRLLSVALGGTPLGDGRLDDSRGARERLAAGEPLVVRAVAGPRTARLAPLFSVADSAYREILVVGADRDDLVLRVRRRAADLGLFQPDLRWRGALAAARPGDTLALEARRGRSGYCLALDGRERCGLGYPAGRAWALVRFVPGLPAAAEAALDCGFAALLLLPVGLLVRRNGAGAVTALVALGGVAALAPVVGLLPTPAAQLAASAAGLGAGLLAPRAGEGADAAVNAAVG; this is translated from the coding sequence GTGATCGGCGGACGGCGCGCGATCGGCGTCGCGGTCGCCGCGGCGGGACTCGCTCTGGTCCTGGGCCTCACGCTCACGCCGGCGGCCGGCCCCGATGCCGGGACGTTCCGCTGGTGCCTGCTGTGCGGCGACCTCGGCCTGTCCGACTTCATCGCCAACGTGCTGCTGTTCGTGCCGCTCGCCGCCGGGCTCGTGTGGTCCGGCGTGGCCGGCCGGCGGATCGTGGCGGCCGCGTTCCTCCTCGCGGCGCTGATCGAGATCGCGCAGCTGGCCATCCCGGGCCGCGACTCCACCCTGGGCGACGTCGTCGCGGCCACGCTGGGCGCGGCGCTGGTCGTGCTCGCGCGGCGCCGGTGGGCCGCGCGCCGCTCCGCGCGCGCCGGGCTGCTCGCCGCTGCGGCCGCCTGGGCGGTGATCGCGGCCACCGGCTTCGCCCTGCGCCCGAGCCTGCCCCCGACCGTCTGGTACGGCCAGTGGACGGCGGCGCTGGGGCAGTTCGAGTGGTACCGGGGCCGGCTGCTGAGCGTCGCCCTCGGCGGCACGCCGCTCGGCGACGGGCGTCTCGACGATTCGCGTGGGGCGCGCGAGCGCCTGGCGGCGGGCGAGCCGCTGGTCGTGCGGGCCGTCGCGGGTCCGCGCACCGCGCGGCTCGCGCCGCTGTTCAGCGTCGCCGACTCCGCCTACCGGGAGATCCTGGTCGTGGGGGCGGACCGCGACGACCTGGTGCTCCGGGTGCGCCGTCGGGCGGCGGACCTGGGTCTCTTTCAGCCGGACCTGCGGTGGCGCGGCGCGCTCGCGGCCGCCCGTCCGGGCGACACGCTCGCGCTGGAGGCGCGCCGCGGGAGATCCGGCTACTGCCTCGCGCTCGACGGCCGCGAGCGCTGCGGCCTGGGCTATCCGGCCGGGCGGGCGTGGGCGCTGGTGCGCTTCGTCCCCGGCCTGCCGGCCGCCGCGGAGGCTGCGCTCGACTGCGGGTTCGCGGCGCTGCTCCTGCTGCCGGTGGGACTGCTGGTGAGGAGGAACGGCGCGGGCGCCGTGACGGCGCTCGTCGCGCTGGGCGGCGTCGCCGCGCTGGCGCCGGTGGTGGGTCTGCTGCCCACGCCGGCCGCGCAGCTCGCGGCCTCAGCCGCGGGGCTGGGTGCCGGCTTGCTGGCTCCACGCGCCGGCGAGGGCGCGGACGCAGCGGTGAATGCGGCCGTAGGCTGA
- a CDS encoding ABC transporter ATP-binding protein produces MVDTTVEVERVSKKFRRGELHDSLRDLVPALVRRVVRRGPPPELAAREFWALHDVSFAVGRGEALGVVGGNGAGKSTLLKLLGGILRPTRGAVRIHGRLSALIEVSAGFHPDLTGRENVFLYGTILGMAREDIRRRFDAIVAFSGLEEFMDTPVKRYSSGMFARLGFSVAAHVDPDVLLVDEVLSVGDLVFQRRCMERMREVIRQGTTVVFVSHNLRAVTDLCSRALLLDHGRVAAAGEPERVVEAYLVGALAGRHDVEGRDAYVARVAVRGADGPRTVFQSGERAWVDVEIAARTACDRMSVTLYLQDGSAVGVFDTSTQRLGLEAISLPAGESFHCSVELDLHLAPGTFHVGAALVRYDVQREYDRWFPAASLIVAADRDVRGIANLHPRVVAFAPGPLPAAPARP; encoded by the coding sequence ATGGTCGACACCACCGTCGAGGTCGAGCGCGTCTCCAAGAAGTTCCGCCGCGGCGAGCTGCACGATTCGCTCCGCGACCTGGTGCCCGCGCTGGTGCGCCGCGTGGTGCGCCGGGGCCCGCCGCCGGAGCTGGCGGCCCGCGAGTTCTGGGCGCTGCACGACGTGTCGTTCGCCGTGGGCCGCGGCGAGGCGCTCGGCGTGGTGGGCGGCAACGGCGCGGGCAAGAGCACCCTCCTCAAGCTGCTGGGCGGCATCCTGCGGCCCACGCGCGGCGCGGTGCGCATCCATGGCCGGCTCTCGGCGCTGATCGAGGTCAGCGCCGGGTTCCATCCCGACCTCACCGGGCGCGAGAACGTGTTCCTCTACGGCACCATCCTCGGGATGGCGCGCGAGGACATCCGCCGCCGGTTCGACGCGATCGTCGCGTTCTCGGGCCTCGAGGAGTTCATGGACACGCCGGTGAAGCGCTACTCGTCGGGGATGTTCGCCCGCCTCGGGTTCTCCGTCGCGGCGCACGTGGATCCCGACGTGCTCCTGGTGGACGAGGTCCTCAGCGTCGGCGACCTCGTCTTCCAGCGGCGCTGCATGGAGCGGATGCGCGAGGTGATCCGCCAGGGCACCACGGTGGTGTTCGTGTCGCACAACCTGCGCGCGGTGACCGACCTGTGCAGCCGGGCGCTCCTGCTCGACCACGGCCGGGTCGCCGCGGCGGGCGAGCCGGAGCGGGTGGTCGAGGCGTACCTGGTCGGCGCGCTCGCCGGCCGCCACGACGTGGAAGGCCGCGACGCGTACGTGGCGCGCGTCGCCGTCCGCGGCGCCGACGGCCCGCGCACGGTATTCCAGTCCGGCGAGCGCGCGTGGGTGGACGTGGAGATCGCCGCACGCACGGCCTGCGACCGGATGTCCGTCACCCTGTACCTGCAGGACGGGAGCGCGGTCGGGGTGTTCGACACCTCCACCCAGCGGCTCGGCCTGGAGGCCATCAGCCTCCCGGCCGGCGAGTCCTTCCACTGCTCGGTGGAGCTCGACCTGCACCTCGCGCCCGGCACCTTCCACGTCGGAGCGGCCCTGGTCCGCTACGACGTCCAGCGGGAGTACGATCGCTGGTTCCCCGCCGCGTCGCTGATCGTCGCGGCCGACCGCGACGTGCGGGGGATCGCGAACCTCCATCCCCGGGTGGTGGCGTTCGCGCCCGGCCCCCTGCCGGCCGCACCCGCCCGCCCGTAG
- a CDS encoding ABC transporter permease, translating to MSQPVSGRRGLRRWWDLVAMLAWRDIRIKYKQSVMGFLWAILMPALVVGAGVAVQYGLGWYAGRSVDTRNLAAVAVKSVPWAFFVASLRFATNSLIANSELVTKVYLPREVFPVAAVLSQFADFGVATAVLTVVLALAGVGASLALLWVPLLVLGLVVLCLGLGMFLSAAALFFRDVKYLVDVVITFAVFFTPVFYPVEIFGRHATTALLNPVAPLLVGLADAVVSRRAPDPAWTAYALGVAAACCAGGVLAFRRLEPWFAERI from the coding sequence ATGAGCCAGCCGGTGAGCGGCCGCCGCGGCCTCCGGCGCTGGTGGGACCTGGTGGCGATGCTGGCCTGGCGCGACATCCGGATCAAGTACAAGCAGTCCGTGATGGGATTCCTGTGGGCCATCCTGATGCCCGCGCTGGTGGTCGGGGCCGGCGTCGCGGTCCAGTACGGTCTGGGCTGGTACGCGGGCCGGAGCGTGGACACCCGGAACCTCGCGGCGGTGGCGGTCAAGTCCGTGCCGTGGGCGTTCTTCGTCGCGTCGCTGCGCTTCGCCACCAACAGCCTGATCGCCAACAGCGAGCTGGTGACGAAGGTCTACCTGCCGCGTGAGGTGTTCCCGGTCGCGGCGGTGCTGTCGCAGTTCGCCGACTTCGGCGTGGCCACGGCCGTGCTGACGGTGGTCCTCGCGCTGGCGGGCGTCGGCGCGAGCCTGGCGCTCCTGTGGGTGCCGCTGCTGGTGCTCGGCCTGGTGGTGCTGTGCCTCGGCCTGGGGATGTTCCTGTCGGCCGCGGCGCTGTTCTTTCGGGACGTGAAGTACCTGGTGGACGTGGTGATCACCTTCGCGGTCTTCTTCACGCCGGTGTTCTACCCGGTCGAGATCTTCGGCCGCCACGCCACGACGGCGCTCCTCAACCCGGTGGCGCCGCTCCTGGTGGGCCTGGCCGACGCCGTGGTGAGCCGCCGGGCGCCGGATCCGGCGTGGACCGCGTATGCGCTGGGCGTGGCGGCGGCCTGCTGCGCGGGCGGCGTGCTCGCCTTCCGGCGGCTCGAGCCCTGGTTCGCGGAGCGGATCTGA
- a CDS encoding nucleotidyltransferase family protein codes for MIAEGAVTLVRTLRLRGAPDGADLRAAWSRVAGRPMARALAWEGGTQWLLRRLGALGIEDALPAELRTALRGRAAAEQARCLLVDAEAEGLVRYLGERGVPCVLIKGTARRAAASRYPGADARLTVDVDVLLPAEHVQGVWDDLRARGWPFAGSPSRTPAGHYHPPPLQGPHGVGVELHRSTGGAVPAAEAWLRASGGDELEWHGVRVRVPPATELLWHGLTHALVAGASGFRLRCFLDAAAILASGLPLDWERLAARVATGAEVDPRLARAWLRAAADLAGPPPAPVSGDAPEFDVARALAWRLTVLGGRGGDGFRERLLEEGTRTELGIAATPVVEGTGPLRQARRWAAGRVARLAYRGWRAVARERARGRAA; via the coding sequence ATGATCGCGGAGGGAGCCGTGACCCTGGTGCGCACCCTCAGGCTCCGCGGGGCGCCGGACGGGGCGGACCTGCGCGCGGCCTGGAGCCGGGTGGCCGGCCGTCCGATGGCGCGCGCGCTGGCGTGGGAAGGCGGAACGCAGTGGCTGCTGCGGCGCCTCGGGGCGCTGGGCATCGAGGACGCGCTTCCCGCCGAGCTGCGCACGGCGCTCCGCGGCCGGGCGGCGGCCGAGCAGGCGCGATGCCTGCTCGTGGACGCCGAGGCGGAGGGGCTGGTGCGCTACCTGGGCGAGCGCGGCGTTCCGTGCGTGCTCATCAAGGGCACGGCGCGGCGCGCGGCGGCCTCCCGCTACCCGGGCGCCGACGCGCGCCTGACGGTGGACGTGGACGTGCTGCTGCCGGCGGAGCACGTGCAGGGGGTCTGGGACGACCTCCGGGCGCGCGGCTGGCCGTTCGCCGGCAGCCCGTCCCGCACTCCGGCGGGCCACTACCATCCGCCGCCGCTGCAGGGGCCGCACGGCGTGGGCGTGGAGCTGCACCGGTCCACGGGAGGCGCGGTCCCGGCCGCGGAGGCCTGGCTCAGGGCGAGCGGCGGCGACGAGCTGGAGTGGCACGGCGTGCGCGTCCGGGTGCCGCCCGCGACCGAGCTGCTGTGGCACGGACTCACTCACGCGCTCGTCGCCGGCGCCTCCGGCTTCCGGCTGCGCTGCTTCCTGGACGCCGCGGCCATCCTCGCCTCGGGCTTGCCGCTCGACTGGGAACGGCTCGCTGCGCGAGTCGCGACCGGCGCGGAGGTGGACCCGCGCCTGGCGCGGGCGTGGCTGCGGGCCGCCGCCGACCTGGCCGGGCCGCCGCCGGCGCCGGTGAGCGGGGACGCGCCGGAGTTCGACGTGGCCCGCGCGCTGGCGTGGAGGCTGACGGTCCTGGGCGGCCGCGGTGGCGACGGCTTCCGGGAGCGGCTGCTCGAGGAGGGGACGCGCACGGAGCTCGGCATCGCGGCCACGCCGGTGGTGGAGGGCACGGGTCCGCTGAGGCAGGCGCGTCGCTGGGCTGCCGGCCGGGTGGCGCGCCTGGCATATCGCGGCTGGCGCGCCGTGGCGCGCGAACGCGCGCGAGGGAGGGCCGCATGA
- a CDS encoding lasso peptide biosynthesis B2 protein, with amino-acid sequence MSGDLPPAWRLRALAACAALPPLLSVVSLERIARAAAATPRRASPTAPEDTLLAAYVGQLLYRLPPPWRYTCLKRGVVLYWLLRRAGRPVALHIGVRKDEAGALAAHAWLVKDGAPYLEPDPAHSARFTEIARFPSPAAG; translated from the coding sequence CTGAGCGGGGACCTCCCGCCCGCCTGGCGCCTGCGTGCGCTGGCGGCCTGCGCCGCGCTTCCGCCGCTGCTGTCGGTGGTTTCGCTCGAGCGGATCGCGCGGGCGGCCGCCGCGACGCCGCGGCGCGCGAGCCCTACCGCGCCCGAGGACACCCTGCTGGCCGCCTACGTGGGCCAGCTGCTGTATCGCCTGCCGCCGCCGTGGCGCTACACCTGCCTCAAGCGCGGCGTCGTGCTCTACTGGCTGCTGCGCCGGGCCGGCCGGCCGGTGGCGCTGCACATCGGCGTGCGCAAGGACGAGGCGGGCGCGCTGGCGGCGCACGCGTGGCTGGTGAAGGACGGGGCGCCCTACCTCGAGCCGGATCCGGCGCACAGCGCGCGATTCACCGAGATCGCGCGGTTCCCATCGCCGGCGGCCGGATGA
- a CDS encoding PqqD family protein: MTRRYRRHPELRLTALEGEGVALHLGTRRYYTVSESGLDLLEALATPKTLDELVAVLTARYEVTEAVATDTTREFVERGVKTGVLVVEERP; the protein is encoded by the coding sequence ATGACGCGCCGCTACCGGCGGCATCCCGAGCTGAGGCTGACGGCGCTCGAGGGCGAGGGCGTGGCCCTCCACCTCGGCACGCGGCGCTACTACACGGTGAGCGAGAGCGGCCTCGACCTGCTCGAGGCGCTCGCGACGCCGAAGACCCTGGACGAGCTGGTGGCGGTGCTCACGGCCAGGTACGAGGTGACCGAGGCGGTGGCGACCGACACGACCCGCGAGTTCGTCGAGCGCGGCGTGAAGACGGGCGTGCTGGTGGTGGAGGAGCGCCCCTGA
- a CDS encoding beta-L-arabinofuranosidase domain-containing protein, protein MRRRDFLAAAAATVPLARLRLGARLAPALPAGDAAPAPVARPFDLARVRLLPGPFLDAMQVNRRYLMGLDPDRLLHTFRLTAGLPTAAVPLGGWEAPENELRGHYTGHYLSACALMSTSLGDADVKARGDLMVAELARCQHALGNGYLSAFPEEFFDRLRAGRPVWAPFYTLHKIMAGLLDMHTLTGNAQALDVLKGMARWTAGWAQPLGDEAMARVLEREYGGMNELLYNLTAVTGTAWYAELAHRFDHERVFGPLAAGRDELKGLHVNTTIPKIIGAARRYELTGEARYRDVAEYFWREVSTRRAYCTGGTSNGEGWNTEPGVLAAELSSDTQECCTSYNMLKLARHVFGWTADPAAADYYERLLWNGVLGTQHPADGEKLYYVPLASGYWKLFGTPLHDFWCCTGTGSESASKFGDSIWFHDDDGVWVNQFIASEVEWAEKGVRLVQDTRFPDAAGTAITVRGARPARFALRVRVPAWTRGGGAALNGRTLDGFAAPGGYFVVDRVWKDGDRLEVALPMGLHMHAMPDDPTVQAVMYGPLVLVGMLGTEGITDANRRAEPTRPGRVPEFTYQPPPVPALRVRSDDPATWIERVSGGADGAASSTRAPSGRAGEPQPLAFRTTGQAQDVTLAPFHSVLDQRYVVYWKVERAG, encoded by the coding sequence ATGAGACGCAGGGACTTCCTGGCGGCGGCGGCCGCGACGGTCCCCCTGGCCCGGCTGCGCCTCGGCGCGCGGCTTGCCCCGGCGCTGCCGGCCGGCGACGCCGCCCCGGCGCCCGTCGCGCGCCCGTTCGACCTGGCGCGGGTGCGCCTCCTGCCCGGCCCGTTTCTCGACGCGATGCAGGTGAATCGGCGCTACCTGATGGGGCTCGACCCCGACCGCCTGCTGCACACCTTCCGCCTCACCGCCGGACTGCCCACCGCGGCCGTGCCGCTCGGCGGCTGGGAGGCGCCGGAGAACGAGCTGCGCGGCCACTACACCGGCCACTACCTCTCGGCGTGCGCGCTGATGTCCACGAGCCTGGGCGATGCCGACGTGAAGGCACGCGGCGACCTGATGGTGGCGGAGCTGGCGCGCTGCCAGCACGCGCTCGGCAACGGGTACCTGAGCGCGTTCCCGGAGGAGTTCTTCGACCGGCTGCGCGCGGGCCGCCCGGTATGGGCGCCGTTCTACACGCTCCACAAGATCATGGCCGGCCTGCTGGACATGCATACGCTGACGGGCAACGCGCAGGCGCTGGACGTGCTGAAGGGGATGGCGCGCTGGACCGCCGGGTGGGCGCAGCCGCTGGGCGACGAGGCGATGGCGCGCGTGCTGGAGCGCGAGTACGGCGGGATGAACGAGCTGCTGTACAACCTCACCGCCGTCACGGGCACGGCCTGGTATGCCGAGCTGGCCCACCGCTTCGATCACGAACGTGTCTTCGGCCCGCTGGCGGCGGGGCGCGACGAGCTGAAGGGCCTGCATGTCAACACCACCATTCCCAAGATCATCGGCGCCGCCCGCCGCTACGAGCTGACGGGCGAGGCACGCTACCGCGACGTGGCGGAGTATTTCTGGCGCGAGGTCTCGACCCGGCGCGCCTACTGCACCGGCGGCACCAGCAACGGCGAGGGGTGGAACACGGAGCCCGGCGTCCTGGCGGCCGAGCTGAGCAGCGACACGCAGGAGTGCTGCACCAGCTACAACATGCTGAAGCTCGCCCGCCACGTGTTCGGCTGGACCGCGGATCCCGCGGCGGCCGACTACTACGAGCGCCTGCTGTGGAACGGCGTGCTCGGCACCCAGCACCCGGCGGACGGCGAGAAGCTCTACTACGTCCCGCTGGCGAGCGGCTACTGGAAGCTGTTCGGCACGCCGCTCCACGACTTCTGGTGCTGCACCGGCACCGGCAGCGAGTCGGCGTCGAAGTTCGGCGACAGCATCTGGTTCCACGACGACGACGGCGTGTGGGTGAACCAGTTCATCGCCTCGGAGGTGGAGTGGGCCGAGAAGGGAGTGCGGCTGGTGCAGGACACGCGCTTCCCCGACGCGGCGGGCACCGCCATCACCGTGCGCGGCGCGCGGCCCGCGCGCTTCGCGCTGCGGGTGCGGGTGCCGGCGTGGACCAGGGGCGGCGGGGCCGCGCTCAACGGGAGAACGCTCGACGGCTTCGCCGCGCCCGGCGGCTACTTCGTCGTGGACCGCGTCTGGAAGGACGGCGACCGGCTCGAGGTCGCTCTGCCCATGGGGCTCCACATGCACGCGATGCCGGACGACCCGACCGTGCAGGCCGTGATGTACGGACCGCTCGTGCTGGTCGGGATGCTGGGCACCGAGGGCATCACCGACGCGAACCGCCGGGCCGAGCCCACCAGGCCGGGGAGGGTGCCGGAGTTCACCTACCAGCCGCCGCCCGTGCCGGCGCTGCGCGTGCGGTCCGACGATCCGGCGACCTGGATCGAGCGAGTGAGCGGAGGCGCGGACGGCGCCGCCTCGAGCACCCGCGCACCCTCGGGCCGCGCGGGCGAGCCGCAGCCGCTGGCGTTCCGGACCACGGGGCAGGCGCAGGACGTCACGCTCGCGCCGTTCCACTCGGTACTCGACCAGCGGTACGTCGTGTACTGGAAGGTCGAGCGGGCCGGGTAG
- a CDS encoding twin-arginine translocation signal domain-containing protein, which produces MPDPISRRDLLKAAGAAAAIPLLGRGPDALHGRPPQARILPLTSTSEVFVPPRGDSLQKFSFDFPEPSVEYGGLRFGFLVFSRENVYGVSPDHLRAEVDGGDLVVTAPELVWAGGQERAPGRLEARLRTSGDWIEWDVTAALDQPVKAVTTVLRGVPRGKISVAGGGAVDVHDDEVLVGYPFGAGDLYGGNTAWSAGTPLVIVQAGGGDCFFLSSLDDQVRAKRFYFEPGESGYRVECVFEAEGWLDRREVRVPTWRAGRAASLEAAAQPHFDHLEKAYRIPRFADRADAPAWLHETALVVALHGMHYTGYVFNDFARMLEILQWVAARIPPQRVLVFLPAWDGRYYWDYPVYRPAERLGGERGFVRLVREGQRLGFRFMPMFGANAANRRQAVWPGIADAATSKVDGDRFDLNWVDWDNDRHEEGWLSYMNLGVDSWRTWLTGRIAETIERYGVDAYFLDITGGWMNNPQADMHEGLRRLVAGLRERHPGVLACGEFLYDALAACLPLHQVYWPRLAPYVRAFSHLSHPAPGRGSSGVHESGFGRFDPDSLSLARREGLIPTLSVVDDTFGAHQPEMDAVVRRAAAWAGIGG; this is translated from the coding sequence ATGCCCGACCCCATCTCGCGCCGCGATCTCCTGAAGGCCGCCGGCGCCGCCGCCGCCATCCCCCTGCTGGGCCGGGGGCCGGACGCCCTGCACGGCCGGCCCCCGCAGGCCCGGATCCTCCCGCTGACCTCCACGAGCGAGGTGTTCGTTCCGCCGCGCGGGGACTCGCTCCAGAAGTTCAGCTTCGACTTCCCCGAGCCGTCGGTCGAGTACGGCGGCCTGCGGTTCGGCTTCCTCGTCTTCAGCCGCGAAAACGTCTACGGCGTCAGCCCCGACCACCTCCGGGCGGAGGTCGATGGCGGCGACCTGGTCGTCACCGCCCCGGAGCTCGTCTGGGCGGGCGGTCAGGAGCGTGCCCCGGGGCGCCTGGAGGCGCGGCTGCGCACCAGCGGGGACTGGATCGAGTGGGACGTCACGGCCGCGCTGGACCAGCCCGTGAAGGCGGTCACGACCGTGCTCCGGGGCGTGCCGCGCGGGAAGATCTCGGTCGCGGGTGGCGGCGCGGTGGACGTGCACGACGACGAGGTGCTGGTCGGCTACCCGTTCGGCGCCGGCGACCTGTACGGGGGCAACACCGCGTGGAGCGCCGGCACGCCCCTGGTGATCGTGCAGGCGGGCGGCGGCGACTGCTTCTTCCTCTCGTCGCTCGACGACCAGGTGCGCGCCAAGCGCTTCTACTTCGAGCCCGGCGAGAGCGGCTACCGGGTGGAGTGCGTGTTCGAGGCGGAGGGCTGGCTCGACCGGCGCGAGGTTCGCGTGCCGACGTGGCGGGCGGGCCGCGCGGCGTCACTCGAGGCCGCCGCGCAGCCGCACTTCGACCACCTGGAGAAGGCGTATCGCATTCCGCGCTTCGCCGACCGCGCCGACGCGCCGGCCTGGCTGCACGAGACCGCGCTCGTGGTCGCGCTGCACGGCATGCACTACACCGGCTACGTGTTCAACGACTTCGCCCGGATGCTCGAGATCCTGCAGTGGGTGGCCGCGCGGATTCCGCCGCAGCGCGTGCTCGTCTTCCTGCCCGCGTGGGACGGGCGCTACTACTGGGACTACCCGGTCTACCGGCCCGCCGAGCGCCTCGGCGGCGAGCGCGGGTTCGTGCGCCTGGTGCGCGAGGGCCAGCGGCTCGGGTTCCGCTTCATGCCGATGTTCGGTGCCAATGCCGCCAACCGGCGGCAGGCGGTGTGGCCCGGGATCGCGGACGCGGCGACGAGCAAGGTCGACGGCGACCGCTTCGACCTGAACTGGGTGGACTGGGACAACGACCGTCACGAGGAGGGCTGGCTCTCGTACATGAACCTCGGCGTGGACTCGTGGCGCACCTGGCTCACCGGCCGCATCGCCGAGACGATCGAGCGCTACGGCGTGGACGCCTATTTCCTGGACATCACGGGCGGGTGGATGAACAACCCGCAGGCGGACATGCACGAGGGCTTGCGGCGCCTGGTGGCCGGCCTGCGCGAGCGCCATCCGGGCGTGCTGGCCTGCGGCGAGTTCCTCTATGACGCGCTGGCGGCCTGTCTCCCGCTCCACCAGGTGTACTGGCCGCGGCTCGCGCCGTACGTGCGCGCGTTCTCGCACCTCAGCCATCCCGCGCCCGGCCGCGGCTCCAGCGGCGTGCACGAGTCGGGCTTCGGGCGCTTCGACCCGGACAGCCTCTCCCTCGCACGGCGCGAGGGCCTCATCCCCACGCTCAGCGTGGTGGACGACACCTTCGGCGCGCACCAGCCGGAGATGGACGCGGTCGTCCGGCGGGCCGCGGCCTGGGCGGGCATCGGGGGCTGA